A part of Limihaloglobus sulfuriphilus genomic DNA contains:
- a CDS encoding nucleotidyltransferase family protein, protein MASLEKIKEKRDQIYKSAKVHKIDNIRVFGSYARNEASDDSDIDLLVTLQPDGSLLDRIGFMNDVKELLGVEVDVVNENALYSLIKENVLKEAVPL, encoded by the coding sequence ATGGCATCGCTTGAAAAAATAAAAGAAAAACGAGATCAGATATACAAGTCTGCCAAGGTTCATAAGATAGATAACATTCGCGTTTTTGGCTCGTATGCCAGAAATGAGGCTTCTGATGACAGCGATATTGATTTACTGGTCACTTTACAGCCGGACGGCTCCCTGCTTGACAGGATTGGTTTCATGAATGACGTAAAGGAGCTTCTTGGTGTCGAGGTTGATGTTGTCAACGAGAACGCATTATACAGTTTAATTAAAGAAAATGTGCTTAAAGAAGCGGTACCACTATGA
- a CDS encoding DNA topoisomerase IV subunit A, with product MSKIKEAPISEKIVDSARGVHDKIIKSQKPTMSAPVRSLSNVKYHQEKGYFEMKGKSKLRTLTVSTVKSFAQTLKMMALSKELIDENNMATKREAYYISKNWGKAGFAEQPESDTIMDDIEAMFMVNREQLRFAPEEKGGAVAGRLIVLDKDLDGSELKIDCTKFGSGAYSIPVDVEGLGFKSKAKFILAIETAGAFQRLLKCGFWDTSNCILISMGGVPTRACRRFIRRLADELKIPVYAFVDGDPYGYFNIYRTLKVGSGNAAHINRFFCVPQASFLGVTPQDIIDYELPTHPLKEVDIKRAKDALKNDPFVKYHKPWQAAINQMLKMGVRVEQQAFAKHSLSFVANTYLPEKINNSKKFLP from the coding sequence ATGAGCAAAATCAAAGAAGCCCCTATATCGGAAAAAATCGTAGATTCAGCCAGGGGCGTTCATGATAAGATAATAAAATCCCAGAAGCCGACCATGAGTGCTCCCGTCCGGTCACTCTCGAATGTAAAGTACCACCAGGAAAAAGGTTACTTCGAGATGAAGGGCAAGAGCAAACTGCGTACCCTGACCGTGAGCACGGTTAAGAGTTTCGCCCAGACACTCAAAATGATGGCTCTTTCTAAGGAGCTGATCGACGAGAACAACATGGCGACCAAAAGGGAGGCGTACTATATATCGAAGAACTGGGGCAAGGCCGGCTTTGCCGAGCAGCCCGAATCCGATACTATAATGGACGATATCGAGGCGATGTTCATGGTCAACCGTGAGCAGCTGCGTTTCGCGCCGGAAGAAAAAGGCGGAGCGGTTGCCGGCAGGCTGATAGTTTTGGATAAAGACTTAGACGGCAGTGAGTTAAAGATTGACTGCACAAAATTCGGCTCGGGGGCGTATTCGATCCCCGTTGACGTTGAGGGTCTTGGCTTCAAGAGCAAAGCGAAGTTTATCCTGGCGATAGAAACCGCCGGCGCGTTTCAGCGTCTTCTAAAATGCGGATTCTGGGATACTTCAAACTGCATATTGATCAGCATGGGCGGCGTGCCGACACGCGCCTGCAGGCGTTTCATACGAAGGCTTGCCGATGAGCTGAAAATCCCGGTTTACGCCTTTGTCGATGGCGATCCGTACGGGTATTTCAACATCTACAGAACGCTGAAAGTCGGCTCCGGCAACGCGGCGCATATCAACAGGTTCTTCTGTGTTCCGCAGGCGAGCTTTCTCGGTGTAACTCCACAGGATATAATAGATTATGAGCTTCCAACGCACCCGCTCAAAGAGGTTGACATAAAACGCGCCAAGGATGCTCTGAAAAACGATCCGTTCGTAAAATACCACAAACCCTGGCAGGCGGCAATAAACCAGATGCTCAAGATGGGTGTGCGTGTTGAGCAGCAGGCGTTCGCAAAACACAGCCTCAGCTTTGTGGCTAACACCTACCTGCCCGAAAAAATCAATAATTCCAAGAAATTCCTGCCCTGA
- a CDS encoding GDSL-type esterase/lipase family protein, which produces MIKKCVLLILLAAFVSNGLSEREVNEAEEKRWGKDIKAFMDWDAKNSVPDDAVLFLGSSSARGWQTARFFPEFKVINRGFGGSQTPAVNYFFDRIAAPYNPKVICLYVGDNDITAGNSPEKVFADFKEFKALCEKYTPDAQVVYLSIKPSGSRWNVWPQMKAANALIEAHCGKFDNFHYVDVATCLLDESGKPNDELFLGDRLHLNEKGYTVWTNTLRPTLEKLTSDKECKD; this is translated from the coding sequence ATGATCAAAAAATGTGTACTTTTAATACTCCTGGCCGCTTTTGTCTCAAACGGTCTGAGCGAGCGGGAGGTCAATGAAGCAGAAGAGAAACGCTGGGGTAAGGATATCAAAGCGTTTATGGATTGGGATGCGAAAAATTCCGTGCCGGACGATGCAGTCCTCTTTCTGGGCAGCTCATCAGCACGCGGCTGGCAGACAGCCCGCTTTTTCCCCGAATTCAAGGTTATAAACCGCGGTTTCGGCGGCAGCCAGACACCCGCGGTGAACTATTTCTTCGACCGTATCGCGGCTCCTTACAACCCAAAGGTGATATGTCTCTACGTCGGCGATAACGACATTACTGCCGGCAACAGCCCGGAGAAGGTTTTCGCGGATTTCAAGGAATTCAAGGCCCTTTGCGAAAAATACACCCCCGATGCACAGGTGGTTTACCTCTCAATCAAGCCCAGCGGCTCACGATGGAATGTCTGGCCTCAGATGAAAGCCGCTAACGCGCTTATAGAGGCTCACTGCGGCAAGTTTGACAATTTCCATTATGTAGATGTTGCAACCTGTCTTCTTGATGAGTCCGGCAAGCCTAATGATGAGCTGTTTCTTGGCGACCGCCTGCATCTTAACGAAAAAGGCTACACCGTCTGGACAAACACCCTGCGGCCCACGCTGGAAAAACTCACATCGGACAAAGAATGTAAAGACTGA
- the dnaN gene encoding DNA polymerase III subunit beta, with protein MKIKFNRSVLQEALGLIATVVPLKTPKPILRCFKITAENDAVLISATDLEVGITCKITHAQVEEPGSAVLPADKANSIVRESSDDVLVFEDSSEDMSINIEGQDSRYTIYGHDIDQFPTVPNDTGETAFDMKLGVLQIAIEQTVFASAKQSTRYSLNGILWELEDKVLTIVGSDGRRLARYQTRLDNVYEAAGEEQVRVIVPTKTMGLIDRIGAAPDEVVSVGFRNNQIVLSCGGVVISSNLVEGRFPRYQDIIPDDCDKTLTVDTDVLLSAVRRASLLVSADSKGIKVTLDDGIMIISGRSPETGDAQINLPVDYTDDQLVIGFNPQYLIDVLRVADQDQVTLEFKTSDRPGVVKLGSKYIYIIMPTDI; from the coding sequence ATGAAGATTAAATTTAATCGTTCAGTACTCCAGGAAGCATTGGGGCTGATAGCGACAGTGGTGCCGCTGAAGACACCAAAACCGATTCTCCGCTGTTTTAAGATCACGGCGGAAAACGATGCGGTTTTAATAAGCGCGACCGACCTTGAGGTTGGTATAACCTGCAAGATAACCCATGCCCAGGTAGAGGAGCCCGGCAGCGCGGTTCTGCCCGCTGATAAGGCCAATTCCATTGTCCGTGAGAGCTCGGATGATGTACTGGTTTTCGAGGATTCCAGCGAGGATATGAGCATAAACATCGAAGGCCAGGACAGCCGCTACACTATCTACGGCCACGATATCGATCAGTTTCCTACCGTGCCCAATGACACCGGCGAGACGGCGTTTGATATGAAGCTGGGCGTTCTGCAGATAGCCATCGAGCAGACTGTGTTTGCCTCGGCCAAGCAGAGCACGCGGTATTCGCTCAACGGGATTCTCTGGGAGCTCGAGGATAAAGTGCTGACAATTGTCGGCTCTGACGGAAGGCGTCTGGCAAGGTATCAGACCAGGCTGGATAACGTGTATGAAGCTGCGGGCGAGGAGCAGGTACGGGTTATTGTGCCTACGAAAACTATGGGGCTGATAGACCGGATCGGCGCTGCCCCGGACGAGGTTGTCTCGGTCGGTTTCAGGAACAACCAGATCGTTCTCAGCTGCGGCGGCGTGGTGATCAGCTCGAACCTGGTCGAAGGGCGTTTCCCGCGTTACCAGGATATAATCCCCGACGACTGCGACAAGACGCTCACAGTTGATACAGATGTTCTTCTAAGTGCCGTACGCAGGGCGTCGCTGCTTGTAAGTGCCGATTCAAAAGGGATTAAGGTTACTTTAGACGATGGTATAATGATTATTTCCGGCCGCTCTCCCGAGACTGGAGATGCCCAGATCAACCTGCCGGTAGATTATACAGATGACCAGCTGGTCATCGGCTTTAACCCGCAGTACCTTATCGATGTTCTTCGGGTAGCGGATCAGGACCAGGTAACCCTGGAGTTTAAAACCTCCGACAGGCCCGGTGTGGTCAAGCTCGGATCGAAGTATATTTATATCATTATGCCGACAGATATTTAA
- a CDS encoding DciA family protein yields MSDDFEKAQNQLKWLRQQQKRRPPARKLDNILSGYMKGVIRPKKRKAAPIVEAWDAIVPPGLGGVAVERVDKGILVIRLDDASMLYQMEMLKHELLAELRDRCKRIYVKDIRFII; encoded by the coding sequence ATGAGTGACGATTTTGAAAAAGCCCAGAATCAGCTTAAATGGCTCAGGCAGCAGCAGAAACGCAGGCCGCCAGCCAGGAAGCTGGATAATATCCTCTCGGGATACATGAAGGGCGTAATAAGGCCGAAAAAACGCAAGGCCGCCCCGATAGTCGAGGCATGGGACGCGATTGTACCCCCCGGTCTCGGGGGGGTTGCGGTTGAGAGGGTTGATAAAGGCATACTGGTTATCAGGCTTGATGACGCGTCAATGCTTTATCAGATGGAAATGCTCAAGCATGAGCTGCTCGCGGAGCTGAGAGATCGCTGTAAGCGAATATACGTCAAAGACATACGGTTTATAATATAA